From a region of the Lactuca sativa cultivar Salinas chromosome 4, Lsat_Salinas_v11, whole genome shotgun sequence genome:
- the LOC111887199 gene encoding uncharacterized protein LOC111887199 isoform X1, whose product MASFSNFHFIIGIILLVNIVQGTGGEIVFEEGYTVSTVIDGDKLHINPYSVLSLYGSSSDLIILDSVKSTFYTVSFSDSQVSEMKELSGNGVAGYKDGDLGSAMFNKPKSFALDRKNNIYIADKTNHVIRKITKSGVTTIAGGYLQKTGKADGPAQNASFSDDFELAFDPQRCALLISDHGNRLVRQIDLKPNDCSGSSSGSGVGSTTAWSIGVIVACVIGLIIGFAIRPYVLPHETTSGQVSMTWKHYLINLEKQVVTFCFVIRSAIVSHKLSQFPIRLLRLSLSQISLMFGLNIIRPPPTPVKPIVSLLDCDDVAPTCVTTVSLLDKLGNNETSITQDLVNELKDLVTFDATLKNPKPLLDQENGYGVKNEEKSKIDRQIYANFEGFVETSNTTSSVGESWGITS is encoded by the exons ATGGCTTCGTTTTCAAATTTTCATTTCATCATCGGCATCATCCTTCTTGTTAATATAGTTCAAG GAACTGGTGGCGAGATTGTATTCGAGGAAGGTTACACTGTCTCAACAGTTATCGACGGCGATAAGCTTCACATTAACCCTTACTCTGTCTTATCCTTGTATGGATCATCGTCCGATCTGATCATTCTCGACTCCGTTAAAAGTACATTTTACACAGTCTCGTTTTCCGATTCTCAAG TGAGTGAGATGAAGGAGCTCTCTGGTAATGGTGTTGCTGGGTACAAGGATGGTGATTTGGGGTCTGCCATGTTTAATAAGCCCAAAAGCTTTGCACTTGATAGGAAAAACAACATCTACATTGCAGACAAAACCAACCATGTCATAAGGAAAATAACCAAATCAG GCGTGACCACAATTGCTGGAGGGTATCTACAAAAGACAGGAAAAGCAGATGGACCTGCACAAAATGCATCATTCTCTGATGATTTTGAATTGGCTTTTGATCCTCAAAGATGTGCTCTATTGATCTCTGATCATGGCAATAGATTAGTCAGACAAATTGATCTGAAGCCCAATGATTGTAGTGGCAGTTCTTCTGGATCTG GAGTGGGGTCCACCACAGCCTGGAGTATAGGCGTGATAGTTGCTTGTGTTATTGGGTTGATCATTGGGTTTGCCATTCGTCCTTATGTCCTTCCTCAT GAAACAACATCAGGCCAGGTCAGCATGACATGGAAGCATTACCTAATCAATCTGGAGAAACAAGTGGTGACCTTTTGCTTCGTCATCAGAAGCGCAATTGTTAGCCATAAACTCTCCCAATTTCCAATCAGACTTTTGAGGTTATCTCTTTCTCAAATCTCTCTAATGTTTGGGCTTAACATCATTAGACCTCCACCTACCCCTGTAAAACCTATTGTGTCTTTGTTAGATTGTGATGACGTGGCACCTACGTGTGTGACAACTGTGTCTTTATTAGATAAGTTAGGTAACAATGAGACATCCATAACCCAGGATTTGGTTAACGAGTTGAAGGATTTAGTTACTTTTGATGCTACCCTTAAAAACCCTAAACCTTTGTTAGATCAAGAAAATGGTTATGGTGTCAAAAATGAAGAGAAGTCGAAGATAGATAGGCAGATATATGCTAACTTTGAGGGTTTTGTGGAAACTAGTAATACAACTTCATCCGTTGGTGAATCATGGGGGATTACTTcttag
- the LOC111887199 gene encoding uncharacterized protein LOC111887199 isoform X2 — protein MASFSNFHFIIGIILLVNIVQGTGGEIVFEEGYTVSTVIDGDKLHINPYSVLSLYGSSSDLIILDSVKSTFYTVSFSDSQVSEMKELSGNGVAGYKDGDLGSAMFNKPKSFALDRKNNIYIADKTNHVIRKITKSGVTTIAGGYLQKTGKADGPAQNASFSDDFELAFDPQRCALLISDHGNRLVRQIDLKPNDCSGSSSGSGVGSTTAWSIGVIVACVIGLIIGFAIRPYVLPHTGNNIRPGQHDMEALPNQSGETSGDLLLRHQKRNC, from the exons ATGGCTTCGTTTTCAAATTTTCATTTCATCATCGGCATCATCCTTCTTGTTAATATAGTTCAAG GAACTGGTGGCGAGATTGTATTCGAGGAAGGTTACACTGTCTCAACAGTTATCGACGGCGATAAGCTTCACATTAACCCTTACTCTGTCTTATCCTTGTATGGATCATCGTCCGATCTGATCATTCTCGACTCCGTTAAAAGTACATTTTACACAGTCTCGTTTTCCGATTCTCAAG TGAGTGAGATGAAGGAGCTCTCTGGTAATGGTGTTGCTGGGTACAAGGATGGTGATTTGGGGTCTGCCATGTTTAATAAGCCCAAAAGCTTTGCACTTGATAGGAAAAACAACATCTACATTGCAGACAAAACCAACCATGTCATAAGGAAAATAACCAAATCAG GCGTGACCACAATTGCTGGAGGGTATCTACAAAAGACAGGAAAAGCAGATGGACCTGCACAAAATGCATCATTCTCTGATGATTTTGAATTGGCTTTTGATCCTCAAAGATGTGCTCTATTGATCTCTGATCATGGCAATAGATTAGTCAGACAAATTGATCTGAAGCCCAATGATTGTAGTGGCAGTTCTTCTGGATCTG GAGTGGGGTCCACCACAGCCTGGAGTATAGGCGTGATAGTTGCTTGTGTTATTGGGTTGATCATTGGGTTTGCCATTCGTCCTTATGTCCTTCCTCAT ACAGGAAACAACATCAGGCCAGGTCAGCATGACATGGAAGCATTACCTAATCAATCTGGAGAAACAAGTGGTGACCTTTTGCTTCGTCATCAGAAGCGCAATTGTTAG
- the LOC111887211 gene encoding probable alpha,alpha-trehalose-phosphate synthase [UDP-forming] 9: MASKSYANILDLDPDKLLDIPQTPRSLPRVMTIPGIIADSNNDSNSDKTCRERKIIVANMLPLHIQRDPDTLKLTFTFDEDSLLWQLKDGFSPETEFIYIGSLKVEVDATEQEEVAQKLLDEYNCVPTFLPHDLQKKYYAGFCKHQLWPLFHYMLPMCPDHADRFDRVLWKAYVSANKIFADKVMEVANPEDDYIWVHDYHLMILPTFLRNRCNRIKLGFFLHSPFPSSEIYRTLPVRDEILKGLLNCDLIGFHTFDYARHFLSCCSRMMGLDYESKRGHIGLDYFGRTVYIKILPVGIHMGRLESVLNLPITLRKVKEIAERFKGKKLIVGVDDMDIFKGISLKLLAFEYLLQIHVSLRGKLVLIQIVNPARSTGKDVQEAKRETYLIINRINEAYGSPEYSPVVLIDRPVARYEKSAYYSMADCCIVNAVRDGMNLVPYKYIVCRQNSPISDENARTSMLVVSEFVGCSPSLSGAIRVNPWDIESVAVAMNSAIVMKESEKQLRHLKHYKYVSSHNVGYWARSFLQDLKRASKDHDNKRCWGIGFGLGFRVMSMSPGFRKLSPDAIVSAYKRSNKRAIFLDYDGTLVAHSSIVKTPSAEVIRILNVLCNDPKNTVFIVSGRGKDTLSDWLAPCERLGIAAEHGYFMRWGGSLEWECGVVGGDLEWKEIAEPVMELYRESTDGSTIEVKESGLVWHHQDADPDFGSCQAKELLVHLENVLANEPALVKRGRHIVEVKPQGVSKGLVSEKVVCGMIEKGEAPDFVCCIGDDRSDEDMFESIMNMIPNTNTNTNTNSRCGEGVEIFACTVGRKPSKAKYYLDDTVDVVRLLSGLANASDPKPSSNPASFQVTFDAVF; this comes from the exons ATGGCATCAAAATCGTATGCAAACATTTTGGATTTGGATCCGGATAAGCTATTAGACATCCCTCAAACTCCCAGATCCCTTCCACGTGTCATGACCATACCTGGAATCATCGCCGATAGCAACAACGACTCCAATTCCGATAAAACTTGTCGAGAGAGAAAAATCATAGTAGCAAACATGTTACCTTTACACATTCAACGCGATCCCGACACTCTAAAATTGACCTTCACTTTTGATGAAGATTCACTTTTATGGCAATTAAAAGACGGATTTTCTCCCGAAACTGAGTTTATCTACATCGGTTCACTCAAAGTCGAAGTAGACGCAACAGAGCAAGAAGAAGTTGCTCAGAAGCTTCTAGATGAATACAATTGTGTCCCCACTTTTCTTCCTCACGACCTTCAAAAAAAATACTACGCTGGTTTCTGTAAACATCAACTATGGCCTCTCTTCCATTACATGCTCCCCATGTGCCCGGATCATGCCGACCGATTTGACCGAGTTCTCTGGAAAGCCTACGTGTCTGCTAACAAAATATTCGCGGATAAAGTCATGGAAGTTGCTAATCCGGAAGACGATTACATCTGGGTTCATGATTACCATCTTATGATCCTCCCCACTTTCTTGAGAAACCGTTGTAACCGAATCAAACTCGGTTTCTTCCTCCATAGCCCATTTCCATCTTCAGAAATCTACAGAACTTTACCTGTTAGAGATGAAATTCTTAAAGGACTTTTGAATTGTGACCTAATCGGATTCCATACGTTTGATTACGCTCGACATTTCTTGTCATGTTGTAGTCGAATGATGGGTCTCGATTACGAATCAAAACGAGGTCACATTGGACTCGATTACTTCGGTCGAACAGTCTACATCAAGATTTTACCCGTTGGGATCCACATGGGTCGACTTGAATCCGTTTTAAACCTCCCGATTACATTAAGAAAAGTTAAAGAGATCGCCGAGCGTTTCAAAGGTAAGAAGCTTATAGTCGGGGTTGATGACATGGACATTTTCAAAGGTATAAGTTTAAAACTACTTGCGTTCGAGTATCTCCTACAAATTCACGTCTCCCTTCGTGGTAAACTCGTTTTAATCCAAATTGTGAATCCCGCAAGAAGCACCGGAAAAGACGTACAAGAAGCGAAGCGTGAAACGTATTTAATTATAAACCGAATCAACGAAGCGTACGGTTCGCCGGAATATTCTCCGGTGGTTTTGATCGACCGGCCGGTCGCGCGCTACGAAAAGTCGGCGTATTATTCGATGGCGGATTGTTGTATAGTGAACGCGGTCCGAGATGGGATGAATTTAGTCCCGTATAAATACATCGTATGCCGACAAAATTCGCCGATTTCGGACGAAAACGCCCGTACAAGTATGTTGGTGGTGTCCGAATTTGTAGGGTGTTCCCCGTCTTTAAGCGGGGCTATACGCGTCAACCCGTGGGATATCGAATCGGTTGCTGTAGCTATGAATTCGGCTATAGTAATGAAAGAATCGGAGAAGCAGTTGAGACATTTAAAGCATTATAAATACGTGAGTTCACATAACGTCGGGTATTGGGCGCGTAGCTTTTTGCAAGATTTGAAACGAGCATCGAAAGATCATGATAATAAACGGTGTTGGGGGATTGGATTTGGTTTGGGTTTTAGAGTGATGTCGATGTCCCCTGGTTTTAGAAAGCTGTCCCCCGATGCTATTGTGTCCGCGTATAAACGGTCGAATAAACGCGCAATCTTTTTGGATTACGACGGGACACTTGTCGCCCACTCGTCGATCGTGAAAACTCCAAGCGCGGAAGTTATTAGAATTTTGAATGTTTTGTGTAATGATCCGAAGAACACGGTGTTTATCGTGAGTGGAAGAGGGAAAGACACGTTGAGCGATTGGCTTGCACCGTGTGAGCGGTTAGGTATAGCGGCGGAACACGGGTATTTCATGAG GTGGGGTGGGAGTTTGGAGTGGGAATGTGGGGTGGTGGGTGGGGATCTTGAGTGGAAGGAGATAGCGGAACCGGTGATGGAACTATATAGGGAGTCAACGGATGGGTCAACGATTGAGGTGAAAGAGAGTGGTTTGGTGTGGCATCATCAGGATGCAGATCCGGATTTCGGTTCGTGTCAAGCTAAGGAGTTGTTGGTTCATTTGGAGAATGTGTTAGCCAATGAGCCGGCTTTGGTTAAACGGGGACGACATATAGTGGAAGTAAAACCTCAG GGTGTGAGTAAAGGGTTGGTGTCGGAGAAGGTAGTTTGTGGGATGATTGAGAAAGGGGAGGCACCGGATTTTGTATGCTGTATTGGGGATGATAGATCTGATGAGGACATGTttgaaagtataatgaatatgattccaaatacaaatacaaatacaaatacaaatagtaGGTGTGGAGAGGGAGTAGAGATATTTGCTTGTACAGTTGGAAGGAAGCCAAGTAAAGCCAAGTATTACCTTGATGACACTGTGGATGTGGTGAGACTGCTGTCGGGGCTTGCTAACGCTTCGGATCCTAAGCCTAGTAGTAATCCCGCTAGCTTTCAGGTTACTTTTGATGCGGTTTTTTGA